From Lycium ferocissimum isolate CSIRO_LF1 chromosome 12, AGI_CSIRO_Lferr_CH_V1, whole genome shotgun sequence, one genomic window encodes:
- the LOC132040275 gene encoding uncharacterized protein LOC132040275: MSFAGHRRRLRKLNRGEVVPLFEVFEETHKKKKKKKKKEEEEEEEEESTRESWVEPRAKETYEGFQKSLKHWRQTQPASGDGTAIRPSPAHMTSIWTQVAGGLSKGRVYGLGVLCSSSSPSPLLSNASTSQNTEEMGAIQRQIAELKQKCETFDAKLAKIERFMRKHMPQMSDDEEETESDDS; the protein is encoded by the exons ATGAGTTTCGCGGGCCACCGACGAAGACTG CGAAAGTTAAATAGGGGAGAGGTTGTCCCTCTTTTTGAGGTCTTCGAGGAGAcacataagaagaagaagaagaagaagaagaaggaggaggaggaggaggaggaggaggagagtACAAGAGAAAGTTGGGTTGAGCCACGTGCTAAGGAGACATAT GAAGGATTTCAAAAAAGTTTGAAACATTGGCGTCAGACCCAGCCTGCTTCAGGGGATGGTACCGCAATTCGACCATCGCCCGCGCATATGACTTCAATATGGACACAGGTGGCAGGTGGTCTAAGCAAAGGTAGAGTCTACGGGCTTGGAGTTCTGTGTTCCTCATCTAGTCCTTCGCCATTGTTATCCAATGCTTCTACTTCACAAAATACGGAAGAAATGGGAGCGATACAAAGGCAAATTGCGGAGCTGAAGCAAAAGTGTGAAACTTTTGATGCTAAGCTTGCTAAAATTGAGAGGTTTATGAGGAAGCACATGCCTCAAATGTCTGATGATGAGGAAGAGACCGAATCCGATGATAGTTAG
- the LOC132039413 gene encoding uncharacterized protein LOC132039413, translated as MLARRHLWEYLSESRRNNYGRANPTEEKDVANAPSHVINMIFDGSMIAKTNFTASRKMKILVTREKRTREFPDEDVITFSNEDASDGTLPHNDALVITVLIGNCQVKQFMIDPGSSANILHWKVVEEIGNDTGCKSALRSGCGSPSSEGSFLVQGAASRGWTLYTYRASNVKGTGLGVVLRTPTEDVLRQAINSVPLTNNEAEYKVLIAGLEPAWGFGAEVIEAKCGSLLVLNQVHRVFEAKEERMLKYLEKVLWLLARFQEWTVVHVPREENIEADALANLGSSTESTGPNPEFVVQLLHSALDQSGYKEVNSTSFVCD; from the exons ATGCTCGCCAGGAGGCATCTCTGGGAGTACCTGAGCGAAAGTAGAAGGAATAATTATGGCAGAGCCAATCCCACTGAAGAGAAAGATGTGGCCAATGCTCCCTCACACGTCATTAATATGATCTTCGACGGATCTATGATCGCCAAAACTAACTTCACTGcatcaagaaaaatgaagattttGGTAACACGAGAAAAAAGAACTCGAGAATTTCCAGATGAGGATGTGATTACTTTCTCCAATGAAGACGCGTCAGACGGTACCCTACCGCACAATGACGCTCTGGTCATCACTGTACTCATTGGTAACTGTCAAGTCAAACAGTTCATGATCGATCCAGGGAGTTCTGCTAATATCCTTCACTGGAAGGTGGTGGAAGAAATAGGAAATGATACCGGCTGTAAGAGCGCTCTCCGG TCCGGGTGTGGCTCCCCAAGCTCAGAAGGAAGCTTTTTAGTTCAAGGGGCTGCATCCAGAGGTTGGACACTCTACACGTATAGGGCGTCCAATGTAAAAGGCACGGGGCTAGGTGTGGTACTCCGTACCCCTACAGAAGATGTTTTAAGGCAAGCAATCAATAGCGTGCctctaactaacaatgaagcagAGTATAAAGTTTTGATTGCAGGTCTCGAGCCAGCCTGGGGATTCGGTGCGGAAGTCATTGAGGCAAAATGTGGCTCCCTATTGGTGTTAAATCAAGTTCACAGAGTGTTCGAAGCCAAAGAGGAGCGCATGTTGAAGTACCTGGAGAAGGTTCTTTGGTTGCTTGCTCGATTTCAAGAATGGACGGTGGTGCACGTCCCtagagaagaaaatatagaagCCGATGCATTGGCCAACTTAGGCTCATCTACGGAATCGACGGGCCCGAACCCAGAATTCGTGGTCCAACTACTGCACTCAGCGTTGGATCAATCAGGATATAAAGAGGTAAATTCCACAAGCTTTGTTTGTGACTAG